A genomic window from Rhodothermales bacterium includes:
- the rpiA gene encoding ribose-5-phosphate isomerase RpiA, with protein MDKAKQDAAKQALGEAAARLVEDGMRVGLGTGSTTALAIEAIGRRVRAEGLRIVGVPTSFAAERRARTFGIPLATLDDVEALDLAIDGADEVDPAFNLIKGGGAAHTREKIVAALAKRFVVLVDESKLVRRLGLTRPVPLEVLPMALAPVQRALERLGAKPELRMAVRKDGPVVTDQGFWIVDAMFPPIEDPARLAIELQAIPGVLDHGLFIGLAHDVLVAADDGTVRELVREA; from the coding sequence ATGGATAAGGCGAAGCAAGACGCGGCCAAGCAGGCCCTCGGCGAAGCGGCGGCTCGACTCGTGGAGGATGGCATGCGCGTCGGGTTGGGAACGGGCTCCACGACGGCGCTCGCGATCGAGGCTATCGGTCGACGCGTTCGAGCAGAAGGTCTTCGCATCGTCGGAGTACCCACGTCCTTCGCCGCGGAGCGCCGGGCCAGAACGTTCGGAATTCCGCTTGCGACACTGGACGATGTGGAAGCCCTCGACCTCGCGATTGATGGGGCGGATGAGGTGGACCCTGCTTTTAACCTCATCAAGGGCGGTGGGGCGGCCCACACCCGAGAGAAAATCGTGGCGGCCCTGGCAAAACGCTTCGTGGTGCTGGTAGATGAGTCCAAGCTCGTTCGCCGGCTGGGCCTGACCCGCCCTGTCCCACTAGAAGTGTTACCCATGGCGCTGGCGCCGGTCCAACGCGCGCTCGAACGACTGGGCGCGAAACCCGAACTGCGCATGGCCGTGCGGAAAGACGGTCCAGTGGTGACGGACCAGGGCTTCTGGATCGTGGACGCCATGTTCCCTCCGATCGAGGACCCGGCGCGACTGGCGATAGAGCTGCAGGCGATTCCCGGGGTGCTGGACCATGGTCTGTTCATCGGCCTGGCCCACGATGTTCTGGTGGCGGCCGACGACGGAACGGTGCGCGAACTCGTGCGCGAAGCCTAA
- a CDS encoding Ig-like domain-containing protein yields MPIPRFLPAASLAAAGLMASCAIPVAPTGGPTDTAPPAVVSAVPASQSVNVDATELHLVFSEYVDQASFAQAVSITPEFPRPPAYRWRKRAVSILFPEALSPNTTYIVTLDTKLRDLNRVALKQPITIAFATGPVINRGRLAGRVVDALEGDPAATVDVFAYAVPDSTLPPTLPERPAYRTQTDSDGRFAFDFLSEQPYFVIGLRDLNRNARPDGVEPFAVPPDSFLIADSLGTPAPRPWLLTQLDTIPPALQRVRALSNRRLTLRFSESIQFLDTNPALWTVRDSVSRQVVPVEAVYLQVEDPRQVFVETAPLFASRHTIQPGGLADSSLNPVVADTVGFSPSAAQDTVQVRFVSFAPAAGLAPAGTVQTLFPGQHPGMRLSAPVAAERLTRIASLVDSTGVAFPYAASTQDGVTYTLAPRLPMAAGVPFSLRVTGSEVGQPDTVFTRTFAYLSPDELGELSGVARADSGATGAPVVELMPYQPPSQPIPAVATDAEGRFLFSNLPAQTRYRVRAFLDRNGNMRWDGGAIAPFAFAEPIQWSTDSLTVRARWATELSDTLTIK; encoded by the coding sequence ATGCCCATCCCGCGCTTTTTGCCTGCGGCATCCCTCGCCGCTGCCGGCCTCATGGCCTCATGCGCCATCCCGGTAGCGCCCACGGGCGGACCCACCGATACCGCGCCGCCGGCCGTCGTGTCGGCGGTGCCGGCGTCCCAGAGCGTCAATGTGGACGCCACCGAACTCCACCTCGTGTTTTCCGAATACGTCGATCAGGCCTCGTTCGCCCAGGCCGTCTCGATCACGCCCGAGTTCCCACGCCCACCCGCCTACCGCTGGCGAAAACGAGCCGTATCGATCCTGTTTCCCGAGGCGCTGAGCCCCAACACGACGTACATCGTCACGCTCGACACCAAACTGCGCGACCTCAACCGGGTCGCCCTCAAGCAGCCGATCACGATCGCCTTTGCCACCGGTCCCGTGATCAACCGGGGCCGGCTCGCCGGGCGAGTCGTGGATGCACTGGAAGGTGATCCAGCCGCAACGGTCGATGTCTTTGCTTACGCCGTTCCGGATTCGACGCTGCCGCCGACCCTCCCGGAACGGCCGGCCTATCGGACGCAAACCGACTCCGATGGCCGATTCGCGTTCGACTTCCTGAGCGAGCAGCCCTATTTCGTCATCGGCTTGCGAGATCTAAACCGCAACGCGAGGCCCGATGGCGTGGAACCCTTCGCCGTGCCGCCGGACTCATTCCTCATCGCCGACTCCCTCGGTACCCCGGCGCCGCGTCCGTGGCTGCTGACGCAGTTGGATACGATTCCGCCGGCCCTGCAACGCGTCCGCGCGCTCTCGAATCGCCGCCTCACGTTGCGCTTCTCGGAATCCATTCAGTTCCTCGACACCAACCCGGCGTTGTGGACGGTGCGGGACTCGGTGAGCCGGCAGGTCGTGCCCGTCGAAGCCGTCTACCTCCAGGTCGAGGACCCGCGTCAGGTGTTCGTCGAGACCGCGCCCCTGTTCGCATCGCGGCACACCATCCAGCCCGGCGGGCTGGCGGATTCGAGCCTGAACCCCGTCGTGGCCGACACCGTCGGTTTCTCCCCATCCGCCGCACAGGATACCGTCCAGGTGCGCTTCGTGTCGTTCGCCCCGGCGGCAGGGCTTGCGCCGGCGGGGACGGTACAAACGCTTTTCCCCGGGCAACACCCGGGCATGCGGCTAAGCGCGCCTGTGGCGGCCGAACGACTGACCCGCATCGCCTCGCTGGTGGATTCGACCGGCGTAGCCTTTCCCTACGCGGCCTCGACACAGGACGGCGTTACCTATACCCTGGCGCCCCGGCTTCCAATGGCTGCCGGTGTGCCGTTTAGCCTGCGTGTGACCGGCAGCGAAGTGGGCCAGCCCGACACCGTGTTCACGCGGACATTCGCCTACCTCTCCCCCGACGAACTTGGGGAACTGAGCGGTGTTGCCCGGGCCGATTCGGGAGCGACGGGTGCGCCGGTGGTCGAACTCATGCCCTATCAGCCCCCTTCGCAGCCCATCCCGGCCGTTGCCACCGATGCGGAGGGCCGTTTTTTATTTTCCAACCTGCCAGCGCAGACTCGGTATCGGGTCCGCGCGTTCCTGGACCGAAACGGCAACATGCGGTGGGACGGCGGCGCTATCGCTCCGTTTGCATTTGCCGAACCAATCCAGTGGAGCACGGACAGCCTCACGGTACGCGCTCGATGGGCAACCGAATTGAGTGATACCCTGACAATCAAATAG
- a CDS encoding energy transducer TonB, with translation MSLRKSDKANLRSQYHLFVQVGLVLALVVLIAAFRFDLTSDSSFQVVEVQQEIVQMEEILQTKQVEKPPPPPKPPVPVEVPDDEILEDEDLDLDVSLELDQEIVDLPPPPPAAEEEEEETEIFMIVEDMPELIGGLGSIQSKIRYPEIAKKAGVEGRVFVQFVVGVNGEVLDPVVVRGIGAGCDEEAVRAVSQAKFKPGRQRGKAVPVKMSLPITFKLK, from the coding sequence ATGTCTTTAAGAAAATCCGACAAAGCCAACCTGCGTAGCCAGTACCACCTGTTTGTCCAGGTAGGTCTGGTCCTTGCGCTTGTGGTCCTCATCGCAGCCTTCCGGTTCGACCTCACGTCGGACTCCAGCTTCCAGGTGGTGGAGGTCCAGCAGGAGATCGTGCAAATGGAAGAAATCCTGCAGACGAAGCAAGTAGAGAAACCCCCGCCCCCTCCGAAGCCTCCGGTTCCAGTCGAGGTGCCGGACGATGAGATCCTCGAAGACGAAGACCTGGATCTCGACGTCTCTCTCGAGTTAGATCAGGAGATCGTGGACCTCCCTCCTCCTCCGCCGGCGGCTGAGGAGGAAGAAGAAGAGACCGAAATTTTCATGATCGTGGAGGACATGCCCGAGTTGATCGGCGGCCTCGGTTCGATCCAGAGCAAGATCCGGTACCCGGAAATCGCGAAGAAAGCCGGCGTTGAAGGACGCGTGTTCGTCCAGTTCGTCGTTGGCGTCAACGGGGAAGTGCTTGATCCCGTGGTTGTCCGCGGCATCGGCGCCGGGTGCGACGAAGAGGCGGTTCGCGCCGTCAGCCAGGCGAAGTTCAAGCCGGGTCGTCAGCGTGGCAAGGCCGTGCCGGTGAAAATGTCGCTCCCGATCACGTTTAAGCTCAAGTAA
- a CDS encoding NAD(P)H-hydrate dehydratase, with product MQPLHLPVLTAAAMRAADRETIEVFGIPGFTLMETAGREAVRVIESRFGAVMGRRVVCLCGAGNNGGDGLVVARVLHARGAHVFAGCMANAEALPPDAALNYRLLERLVAEDGERVAVFDLQASDSLDRLASADLLVDALLGTGLTRALGARYQEVVDAINAADVPVVALDIPTGLDSDTGEAHGRPVVADGSITMGALKAGLLLGEGPRVAGWIETVEIGIPAHLIARAAAAPGCAHRTTDAAIRALLPTRAHDAHKYSVGTALVVAGSVGFTGAAALAAEAAARSGAGAVICATAAPAQPVLAVKLTDVMTAPLPTNADGIEAGPAVDALEGPLKKARALLVGPGLGRQPGTQAFVRALLKRARLPTVVDADGLVALAGMEAHIADLSAGDWILTPHLGEFRTLAGGEVDTSNRITLASAYARRWQCVLIVKGLPSIVAAPDGRVFINGTGNALLATAGTGDVLAGLCTGFLAQGLSPLDAALCALHIGGAAADRHAASVNPRAMMASDLTPHLPDLFRTRFYVDP from the coding sequence ATGCAACCCCTTCACCTCCCCGTCCTGACCGCAGCCGCCATGCGCGCCGCCGATCGCGAGACGATCGAGGTGTTCGGCATCCCGGGTTTCACCTTGATGGAGACCGCCGGCCGCGAGGCGGTGCGGGTCATCGAGTCCCGTTTTGGCGCTGTGATGGGCCGGCGAGTGGTGTGCCTGTGCGGCGCCGGAAATAATGGGGGCGATGGCCTCGTGGTGGCACGCGTGCTTCATGCCCGGGGTGCGCACGTGTTCGCGGGCTGCATGGCCAATGCCGAGGCGCTGCCGCCCGATGCGGCGCTCAATTATCGCCTGCTGGAACGCCTCGTCGCCGAAGACGGCGAGCGTGTCGCCGTGTTCGACCTCCAGGCCTCCGATTCCCTCGACCGACTCGCCAGCGCCGATCTGCTCGTGGACGCGTTGCTGGGCACGGGACTGACGCGTGCGCTGGGCGCTCGGTATCAGGAGGTGGTGGACGCGATCAACGCGGCGGACGTACCCGTGGTCGCGCTGGACATCCCTACTGGCCTCGACAGCGACACGGGCGAAGCGCATGGCCGGCCGGTAGTGGCCGATGGATCGATCACGATGGGGGCGTTGAAAGCCGGTCTGCTGCTTGGCGAAGGACCTCGCGTGGCCGGGTGGATCGAAACTGTTGAAATCGGCATCCCTGCCCATCTCATCGCCCGCGCCGCGGCCGCGCCCGGATGTGCCCATCGCACCACCGACGCGGCGATCCGCGCCTTATTGCCCACCCGGGCGCACGATGCCCACAAGTACAGCGTGGGGACGGCGCTCGTCGTCGCCGGCTCCGTCGGCTTCACCGGAGCGGCGGCTCTGGCGGCCGAGGCGGCCGCACGTTCCGGAGCCGGTGCGGTCATCTGTGCGACGGCGGCCCCGGCCCAGCCCGTGCTGGCCGTCAAACTCACCGATGTCATGACCGCGCCGCTGCCAACGAATGCGGATGGCATCGAAGCCGGACCGGCCGTCGATGCCCTGGAGGGGCCCCTGAAAAAAGCCCGCGCGCTCCTGGTTGGCCCCGGGCTCGGACGCCAGCCAGGGACGCAGGCATTCGTCCGGGCCCTGTTGAAGCGCGCGCGGCTGCCGACTGTGGTGGATGCGGACGGCCTTGTGGCGCTCGCCGGCATGGAGGCACACATCGCCGATCTGTCCGCCGGCGACTGGATTCTCACCCCGCACCTGGGGGAGTTTCGAACGCTGGCCGGCGGGGAAGTCGACACCTCGAACCGTATCACGCTCGCCAGCGCCTACGCCAGGCGCTGGCAGTGCGTGCTCATCGTAAAGGGCCTGCCGAGTATCGTGGCCGCGCCGGATGGCCGCGTCTTCATCAATGGCACCGGCAACGCCCTGCTGGCGACGGCAGGAACAGGCGACGTCCTGGCCGGTCTATGCACAGGCTTCCTCGCCCAGGGCCTCTCGCCCCTCGACGCCGCCCTGTGCGCCCTGCACATCGGCGGGGCAGCCGCCGATCGCCACGCCGCGTCCGTGAACCCCCGTGCCATGATGGCCAGCGATCTCACCCCCCATCTTCCCGACCTTTTTCGCACCCGATTTTACGTCGATCCATGA
- a CDS encoding ABC transporter permease, with protein sequence MGFGEAFRMAIDALRANKTRSFLTLVGMIIGVFAIIVSVTAVEVIDVYFKDSMQFLGSSTFNVTRYPQIRVDGGRRDERNRPNLSYEQIERLSSLMELPVTVSVIEDFHFGAVRYGSRETEPNLVLLGGDQNFLGNFSYELEQGRFLTEQDVQYARGVAVIGKPLADELFPSETPLGKSIRMDGHRYEVVGVLAEKGSFLGFSQDNRIVTPITRLFTLYGSTDRNIGSVSLRVQDPVLLNAAMEEAIGRMRAIRKVPPGEENNFEIATNDTFQGFFDAFTGVLRVGGAGIGLISLFAAGIGIMNIMLVSVTERTREIGIRKSIGARRKDIMRQFLLEAFFLCQIGGLIGILLGALVGNGVALYFDIRAVFPWDWAIIGIVMVTFISLIFGGFPAYKAARLDPIDSLRYE encoded by the coding sequence ATGGGATTTGGAGAAGCGTTTCGAATGGCGATTGATGCGTTGCGGGCGAATAAAACCCGCTCGTTCCTCACGCTGGTCGGTATGATCATCGGAGTGTTTGCCATCATCGTTTCCGTTACGGCCGTTGAGGTGATCGATGTCTACTTCAAGGACTCGATGCAATTCCTGGGATCGTCCACCTTTAACGTCACACGGTACCCGCAAATACGCGTGGATGGCGGCCGGCGGGACGAACGCAACCGTCCGAATCTATCCTACGAACAGATCGAGCGTCTCTCGTCTCTGATGGAGTTGCCGGTGACGGTGAGCGTGATCGAGGACTTTCATTTCGGAGCGGTTCGTTATGGCTCGCGAGAAACCGAACCTAACCTGGTGTTGCTCGGGGGCGATCAGAACTTCCTGGGCAACTTCAGCTACGAGTTGGAGCAGGGGCGCTTCCTGACCGAGCAGGATGTGCAGTACGCCCGGGGTGTAGCCGTCATCGGGAAGCCGTTAGCCGATGAGCTGTTCCCGAGCGAGACCCCCCTGGGCAAGTCGATCCGGATGGACGGTCACCGCTATGAAGTTGTCGGCGTGCTCGCGGAGAAAGGCAGTTTTCTCGGATTCAGCCAGGACAATCGCATCGTGACGCCGATCACGCGACTCTTCACGCTGTATGGCAGCACGGACCGCAACATCGGAAGCGTCAGCCTGCGGGTTCAGGACCCCGTCCTGCTAAATGCCGCCATGGAGGAGGCGATCGGCCGGATGCGGGCCATCCGCAAGGTGCCCCCGGGAGAGGAGAATAACTTCGAGATCGCCACGAACGATACCTTTCAGGGCTTCTTCGATGCATTTACTGGTGTATTGCGCGTGGGCGGCGCCGGCATCGGCCTCATCTCGCTGTTTGCCGCCGGCATCGGGATCATGAACATCATGCTGGTGTCCGTCACCGAGCGGACCCGCGAGATCGGCATCCGGAAGTCGATCGGCGCCCGCCGGAAAGACATCATGCGTCAGTTTCTGTTGGAGGCGTTTTTCCTGTGTCAGATCGGCGGGCTGATCGGCATCCTGCTCGGCGCGCTGGTTGGCAACGGGGTGGCGTTGTATTTCGACATTCGTGCGGTTTTTCCCTGGGATTGGGCGATCATCGGCATCGTGATGGTTACCTTCATTTCTCTCATCTTTGGCGGATTCCCGGCCTACAAAGCGGCCCGGCTGGATCCGATCGATTCGCTGCGTTACGAATAA
- a CDS encoding VanZ family protein, with protein sequence MTRAYVLAIGWTLGIMAACSIPGNDLPDLDIDLLRPDKIVHFSLFMGLGWLWLRALPQKLPYRFALVLGLGALYAIGTEVYQGLLPWDRTPDPLDAAANLIGLFTAAGVQHWIERKRWQ encoded by the coding sequence ATGACCCGAGCCTATGTACTGGCTATCGGATGGACGCTGGGCATCATGGCGGCCTGCTCCATTCCCGGTAACGACCTGCCCGATCTCGACATCGACCTGTTGCGTCCGGATAAAATCGTCCACTTCTCACTTTTTATGGGCCTGGGCTGGCTCTGGCTGCGCGCACTCCCCCAAAAGCTCCCCTACCGATTTGCCCTCGTCCTGGGCCTCGGGGCGCTGTATGCCATCGGCACGGAGGTGTATCAGGGCCTGCTGCCCTGGGATCGCACGCCGGATCCGTTGGACGCAGCCGCGAACCTGATCGGGCTCTTCACCGCCGCCGGCGTTCAGCACTGGATCGAGCGGAAACGATGGCAGTAA